Sequence from the Argentina anserina chromosome 7, drPotAnse1.1, whole genome shotgun sequence genome:
CTATTCACTTTTTTCTTGGTAGCTACAGAATTACTCTATCAATTTACTCCTTCTGATCATAGAATAcgaccagtcgaccacaacaTATCAATTTCACAGGAGGGAGATAATATACTATTATAGATATCAGAATCTAAAGGATATATGGAGGATAGCTAAAACCACTAGTTGTTCCATGTTCACTTACAAATTCAGTTGAGTTCTGAGTGAAGTCATTGCTAAATCCACTACAAGCAGGAAAACCAGCGAAGTTAGCCTCACTAAGGTGATCCTCTAACATTGTATATGAAGACGCAGAATAAGAGGAAACTGATGAAGAATTCGGATGGCCATAAGAAGCGAGACGGGCTCTAGCAATAGCGAGATCATGTTGTAGCTCCACCATCTTTCCCTCCAGCATAGCTATGGCGCCAATGCAACCATAGACAGGGTCTCTGAGCCTCGCCTCGGCCTCATACACGAGTGAACTTACAGTATCCTCCCTCTGCTCCGCAGGCACTTCACTAAGGATCTTGCTCACATTGCTTGCCCCAAACACTTTGTGAACTTTGGCAAACTTCAAGGGCTCATCGGAGCGAAAATGCGGTGCAAATATGCAGGTCGGGACGCATCTTCTCTTCAACAACTTGCAAGCTGCACATGATGAGCTTGAACGAGGCTCATGAGTTCCTTTCATGGCTTCATTACTTGCAGATTCTATAATGATCTAGTTAATCTCCTTTACATGATATTCACTTATATAGGCCTTCTTTCGGTTAGATATGAAGGGATGGAACTATTTACTATAATTCGAATTACTTCTTCCCACTCTCCCTCGCAAAGAGAGATTGCATTTTGTAAACGAAGGGTTAATAATTGCTTCCTATCCTATTATTTGCTTACCTTAAACCttaatggtttttttttttggaaatgattAATGGTTTTTCTTACTTATATGTGGAATCATGTAATTTTacatattggaaaaaaaaacaatagaaataattGAAGATGGGGCACCATATATCATGC
This genomic interval carries:
- the LOC126803405 gene encoding LOB domain-containing protein 21-like, with translation MKGTHEPRSSSSCAACKLLKRRCVPTCIFAPHFRSDEPLKFAKVHKVFGASNVSKILSEVPAEQREDTVSSLVYEAEARLRDPVYGCIGAIAMLEGKMVELQHDLAIARARLASYGHPNSSSVSSYSASSYTMLEDHLSEANFAGFPACSGFSNDFTQNSTEFVSEHGTTSGFSYPPYIL